From the Bacteroidota bacterium genome, one window contains:
- a CDS encoding glycine-rich protein has product MNNKYAIKLAIICLVLTLAWPSATRALWSGNRVGTEICGDYFDVNTIALSPQTCPEPALPTDVLASPSVITCGETAYLTATSAGNRIKWFTTPTGGTELGNTLSGLAFPVNPVITTVYYAEAYNSNCTNTNRVAVTLIVNPPAAPTNASVSNAVINCGEYTELSATSDGNMIHWYNASSGGTFVGSSASGFNLPVSPQTTTTYYAEAAGACVSTSRSPVVVTVNAAPEPSPVSAYPASVCYGSTTDLTAFSSGYSINWYDANYGGNFLGTTSSGSSFNITVYNDTTLYAESYFSNSSSASFSYTGATQTWTVPAGVTVVDVVAWGAQGGNQGGLGAKVKSRLSVIPGSVLYINVGSQGGTPDAGWNGGGIGGSVSGGAYYGGGGGGATDIRLGGNSLTNRLLVAAGGGGKGGASSTNPSSGNGGNGGGEYGSDGFGIVHSCVGSNAGLGATQITGGNGGAVSGCGCIFTGTSGNLGIGGNGASGEGSGQPGGGGAGGGGYFGGGGAGCTGCDTCAQTDLSGAGGGGGSSWTDPMISFNTLYLQDNRTGDGQLDITWESPTCVSLSRTPVYVPSSIYTEPGGVSGGGTSCPGVAADTLRLTSYAGSIIRWEVSSDSGNTWTSIANTQPYYLPTITDGGVYWYRAIVKSGSCPAMESSYAVVSIPSANGIAMRSGRSVECAIPKPDNWRILINSSNKMLASVCDSSGNWEPGSTSAYLTIDPQINYEPNNHEAYMQRHLRLETIQGKSSRVKLYFTQEDLDALMTAVPTVLSAWDLAVTMVADTQTWKQTQKVENVILTENDPSPGIYSLEVGARISTTFYIQGKTVEVLPPTTILSFEASCKNGMAVVNWVTTNENGTKNFAVESSNDLNNWVEVTVVESAGNSSTVQKYSVIDESGTKGTVYYRLLQTGFDGRTTYTTPVPANCDSRTELIVNYYPNPCRNELMVAFTKDIDKTANVMIYDAGGKVVMVKVLTETEMQNGIAILNVSDMIPGVYTVDFISGQGKKAMNVIKN; this is encoded by the coding sequence ATGAACAATAAATACGCTATTAAACTCGCAATCATCTGCTTAGTATTAACACTGGCATGGCCATCAGCGACAAGAGCATTATGGTCAGGAAACAGGGTTGGTACTGAGATATGCGGTGATTATTTCGATGTTAACACAATAGCGTTATCACCGCAAACCTGCCCTGAGCCGGCTCTTCCAACAGATGTGCTGGCATCTCCTTCAGTCATTACCTGTGGTGAAACGGCTTATCTTACGGCTACTTCGGCAGGAAACAGAATTAAATGGTTCACCACTCCTACCGGCGGCACCGAACTTGGAAATACGTTAAGTGGTCTTGCCTTTCCCGTGAATCCTGTAATAACCACAGTTTACTATGCCGAAGCATATAATTCAAACTGCACCAATACTAACCGTGTTGCGGTTACTCTGATTGTAAACCCACCAGCAGCACCCACCAATGCGTCAGTAAGTAATGCTGTTATCAATTGTGGGGAATACACCGAATTAAGTGCCACTTCAGACGGAAACATGATTCACTGGTACAATGCTTCTTCAGGAGGAACTTTTGTCGGCAGCTCAGCCAGCGGATTCAACCTGCCGGTTTCGCCCCAGACAACTACCACCTATTATGCCGAAGCTGCCGGTGCCTGCGTGAGTACTTCACGCAGTCCCGTGGTGGTAACCGTAAATGCGGCACCGGAGCCGTCCCCTGTTTCGGCTTACCCGGCTAGTGTATGCTACGGCTCAACAACAGATCTTACAGCCTTTTCATCAGGTTATTCCATAAACTGGTATGATGCCAATTATGGCGGAAACTTTCTTGGCACTACATCAAGCGGCTCAAGTTTCAATATCACAGTTTACAACGATACTACCTTGTACGCAGAATCCTACTTTTCAAACAGCAGTTCTGCATCATTCAGTTATACGGGTGCCACGCAAACATGGACAGTACCTGCAGGAGTGACGGTTGTTGATGTGGTGGCATGGGGCGCTCAGGGCGGAAACCAGGGTGGATTGGGTGCAAAAGTAAAAAGCAGGCTGAGTGTAATTCCCGGCTCCGTCCTATATATTAATGTTGGATCGCAAGGCGGCACTCCTGACGCAGGATGGAATGGCGGCGGAATCGGTGGATCTGTTTCCGGCGGTGCATATTACGGCGGTGGTGGCGGTGGCGCAACAGATATCCGCTTAGGCGGAAATTCTCTTACAAACCGTCTACTGGTCGCAGCCGGTGGCGGAGGAAAGGGCGGAGCGAGCAGCACGAATCCGTCTTCCGGCAACGGAGGCAATGGCGGAGGCGAGTATGGCTCCGACGGTTTTGGCATCGTTCACAGTTGCGTTGGATCGAATGCAGGTCTTGGTGCCACACAAATTACAGGTGGAAATGGCGGCGCTGTTTCAGGATGCGGTTGTATTTTCACCGGAACAAGTGGAAATTTAGGCATCGGTGGAAACGGAGCTTCAGGAGAAGGAAGCGGCCAACCGGGAGGCGGCGGTGCCGGTGGTGGAGGCTATTTTGGTGGTGGCGGAGCAGGTTGCACCGGGTGCGACACCTGTGCACAAACTGACCTTTCGGGTGCAGGCGGTGGCGGAGGAAGCAGCTGGACTGATCCAATGATATCATTCAATACTCTTTACCTACAGGATAACAGAACAGGTGACGGTCAGCTCGATATTACATGGGAATCGCCCACTTGTGTGAGCTTATCAAGAACACCGGTGTATGTGCCATCATCAATATACACCGAACCCGGTGGCGTAAGCGGAGGCGGAACATCATGCCCGGGCGTTGCCGCCGATACCCTTCGGTTAACATCCTATGCAGGCTCAATAATACGCTGGGAAGTGTCGTCCGACAGCGGTAATACATGGACATCCATTGCAAACACTCAACCGTATTACCTACCAACAATTACAGACGGCGGTGTTTACTGGTACAGAGCCATCGTAAAAAGCGGCTCCTGCCCTGCTATGGAATCATCCTATGCCGTAGTAAGCATACCATCGGCAAATGGTATTGCTATGCGCAGCGGTAGGTCAGTCGAATGCGCAATTCCTAAACCTGATAACTGGAGAATCCTGATAAACAGCTCAAACAAAATGCTGGCATCCGTGTGTGATTCAAGCGGAAATTGGGAACCGGGAAGTACATCGGCATATCTCACCATCGACCCTCAGATAAACTACGAGCCGAATAATCATGAAGCATATATGCAACGCCACCTGAGGCTTGAAACAATTCAGGGCAAATCGTCAAGGGTTAAGTTATATTTCACTCAAGAGGATCTGGATGCACTGATGACGGCGGTACCAACAGTATTATCAGCCTGGGATCTGGCAGTTACCATGGTTGCAGACACCCAAACCTGGAAGCAGACGCAAAAGGTTGAAAATGTGATACTGACCGAAAACGATCCCTCCCCGGGAATTTATTCTCTGGAAGTTGGTGCACGAATATCAACCACGTTTTATATTCAGGGAAAAACAGTTGAAGTGCTCCCTCCTACTACCATACTATCGTTTGAAGCAAGTTGCAAGAACGGAATGGCAGTAGTAAACTGGGTAACAACTAACGAGAATGGCACTAAAAACTTTGCTGTTGAAAGCTCAAACGACCTGAACAACTGGGTTGAAGTAACTGTAGTAGAAAGCGCAGGCAACAGCAGCACAGTCCAAAAATATTCAGTTATTGATGAATCGGGAACCAAGGGCACGGTTTACTACAGGCTTCTTCAAACCGGATTCGACGGGCGCACTACTTATACCACTCCGGTCCCGGCGAATTGCGACAGCAGAACAGAGCTTATTGTCAACTATTATCCGAATCCATGCCGAAACGAACTTATGGTGGCATTTACCAAAGACATTGATAAAACCGCCAATGTAATGATTTATGACGCGGGAGGCAAGGTAGTTATGGTAAAAGTACTAACGGAAACCGAGATGCAAAATGGAATCGCCATACTTAATGTATCAGATATGATTCCCGGGGTATACACTGTCGATTTTATCTCGGGTCAGGGAAAAAAGGCGATGAATGTCATAAAAAATTAA